TATTGATAATTCTCATTTGAGAGAAGACTTCTTCCATTGATGCCATTACATACACAGCACCGATTGTTTGGTTATTTTGATTAACAGGAACGGTCATAACACGCACACGTTCTGTTTCATAAATAAATACACCACTATAATCCAGACCCAATAAGGCACGGTGAACAGTTTCCTCAATTGATTTCTTCCCAACTATGTCCTTATTAATATCAGACGTTGCAATGACTGTTTTACTCATATCTATTACACGTACTTCAATAATTTCCTCTGTAAGAAAGTCATCTAGAATCGTGGTAATTTCACTCGTTAATGTCTTTCCATCAGAGTATTCCTTAGGATCTCGAGACATTTCTTGTTCAATATTATAGACTAGTAAGCTTAAGCGATTTGTTAAGGAAGCCTCAAAGTTTGTTTTTAGAGAGGATTCTAATTCCTTAACAAAATAAATTCCAATAATCTGCATTGCCATCATAATAAGCAGCACATATACCGTAACAAACTTAAAATGAATGGATTGAAAAAACCTAACCCTTTTCATACCATTATTCCTGTTCTGCTTGTTTTAGATAGTAGCCTACTCCACGTCTTGTTACAATCCATGTAGGATGACTTGGGTTATCCTCAATTTTTTCACGTAAACGTCGAACTGTTACATCAACTGTTCTGACATCACCAAAATAATCATAGCCCCAAACTGTTTGTAGCAAGTGTTCTCTTGTCATCACTTGACCGATATGTTGAGCTAGATAGTGAAGAAGCTCAAATTCACGATGTGTAAGTTCAATTGTTTCTCCACGTTTTGAAACCACATAAGCATCAGGATGAATCACTAGTGAACCAATTGAAATTTCGTTGTTAGATCCTTTTGTTTCAGCTGTATCATTCGCCTGTTGTCGTCGAAGGTTGGCTTTTACACGTGCTAGTAATTCTCTTGTACTAAATGGCTTTGTTACGTAATCATCAGCACCCAATTCAAGCCCAAGTACTTTATCTATTTCTGAATCCTTTGCTGTTAGCATAATAATCGGCATTTCATATTTCTTTCTAACTTCACGACACACTTCCATTCCATCTTTGTTAGGAAGCATAATATCCAGCAAAAGAAGATCCGGATTAATTTCCTCCACCATTTCTAAGGCCTGGTTGCCATCATAGGCACAGTAGACTGTGTATCCTTCTTTTTTCAAATTAAACTGTAATATATCTGCAATTGGTTTTTCATCATCAACAACTAATATCTTTTTTTCCATATTCTCGCCCCTTTAATTTTGGCTCTGCTAATTTGTTTTTGTGAAGTTATTTTCGTGTTTTCTTTCTTACCAAATTACACTATCATCACATCAAAAAACTTTAGCATCGTTCTAGTATGACAAGTTCATGCTTATGTTTAATGTACCACTTTCAAAGAAGAGATTCATCTTTTTCAGGGTCTTCATGAACATTTTCTTATACGATCATCCTTAAAATTTTATACCTTTTAATAGTATAAATAAAAGTTTAGATTTTCTTTTCTAGTGGTAAAGAGTAATAGAACGAAAAAAAGGACTGACCTCCTAAATTGTGTCAGACCTTCTTTCATTATTTTAAATAATCAACAGGATTTTTCAAGTTGCCGTTTTCATACACTTCAAAATGCAGATGAACTCCTGTAGAATTTCCTGTTGTCCCCATTACACCGATTTTTTGTCCCTGAGAGACAACCTGACCAACTGAGACAGAAATTGAATCTAAATGAGCATAAAGTGTTGTTATACCATTGTTATGGTCAATAACAACCTTATTTCCATACCCACCATCAGATCCAGCAGAAATCACCGTACCATTATCTGCAGCCTTTATTGTACGATCACTAGGTCTTGCTATATCAATTCCTTTATGTAGTTTACCCCAGCGCTGCCCTAAACCGCTAGAGATATATCCTCCAACTGCCGGCCAAGCCAGATCACCACTACCTCTTGATGGAATGACCTTCGTACCTTTTATGATGATTTCTTTGACAGATTCCTTTACTACTTCTTCCTTTACCGTTTCACGTTTTACTTCAGTGCCATTTTGTTTATAAGTAACATAGTTTACTAATTTTTCACCATTCTGACCCTTTTGAGATACTTCCTCTTCCCCTTTAGGCAAATTCGCATCTTCGCTTATTTCAGTTTCAAATGCAATATTCTCTTTTATGAATGATTCTTCTTTTATATTTACTGTAACATATGGCTTTAATACGGTTACGTTAAGCAAATCACCAGATTGAATAACAGAGTCTTCCTTAAGACCGGGATTTAAACTTAATAATTCTTCAAGAGTTAAGGCATGAGCCTCCGCAATATTTCCAAGTACATCATTTTCCTGTACCACATACTGTTTATCTTCAGGAGATCCCTTTTCTAATAAGTTTAACCCTTGCTCAGAGCTAATGATTTTATCCGGAGATACTTTTTTCGTTTCGAGCAAAACATCTTCTGAGAAGGTTACATCTACTATTCTAGATTGTCCTTCTTTAAGAGTAGCTGGTACTTGATTAGTAGCAATACTCTTCTCTATTTCCTTTAATACATCTTCAGAAACATATTGAAGCTTATATTGCTTTAAAACAGCCTCAGCCTCTGCTTTGCTTTTAAAGTAGGCAACTTCTTTTTCATTAATCTTTAGTGCAGTAGATTCCACTACAACATCTAAGTCTTTTTCTAAAGAACGAACTGTTTCACTGTTATCATAAACCGGTCTGAACATCTTTTCTGGTATAATCTCTAACTCTTCAATTGTTAAATTAAGATCTTTATATGTTTCTTTTACATTACTGATTTTTATCGTAGCAACTTGTTCAATCACATTTTGGTTATCTACTGTCCCCATATACTGACCATCAAGGTAAACATGATATACGGTAGATAATGTGTTTTCAGCCTGTGCACTTACACTATGCGTTCCGAAAGTAATCGTTGCAGCTAATGCAATTCCCATTGTCATCTTCTTGCTAAAAGAAACATGGTTATGTAAATGCTTTTCTCCTAAACTATTAAAGCGCTTAAACAATGGAATTTCCTCCTAAATCTTTTCTAAGAAACTCAGGAAGCCTCTTACAAATGAAACTAGCAGACAAAATCATGTCGGCAATTTTCACGTAATAATACACTATATTACTCTAACACAAAAAAGTATGACTTTTGATTCAGTCATGAAATTGTAATACTACTGTATCATTTAGTTATATAGTCGTAATATAGAGTAAAATTTACTATAGAATGCTCGTCACCTTATAATATACGTTTTATGTATAGGTTTTTTGACGTCAATTAGGGTTGTTTTACAAGCTTAGGTCCAGTTGGGCTGGATGATTGTTCTCGGAGTCGGGATCACGACATTAAATAACTCACAAGAATAAAGGATTTTTGTAACTACTTTAAGTTTATTTGTAAGTTATTTGTTATTTTGGCAGCTTATTCAATTTATCAAACAACTATAGATGTTATTTTATAACTTCATCAATTATTCTTGCATTCAACATATTTTTAGATTGGTAACTGTCTAACTTTCTTAGAAAAAATAAAAAGCATGAATCAAATATGATTCATGCTTTTTTAAGTGGCTCGGGACGGAATCGAACCGCCGACACATGGATTTTCAGTCCATTGCTCTACCAACTGAGCTACCGAGCCGTATAATTTGGATGTACT
This Metabacillus endolithicus DNA region includes the following protein-coding sequences:
- a CDS encoding M23 family metallopeptidase; amino-acid sequence: MFKRFNSLGEKHLHNHVSFSKKMTMGIALAATITFGTHSVSAQAENTLSTVYHVYLDGQYMGTVDNQNVIEQVATIKISNVKETYKDLNLTIEELEIIPEKMFRPVYDNSETVRSLEKDLDVVVESTALKINEKEVAYFKSKAEAEAVLKQYKLQYVSEDVLKEIEKSIATNQVPATLKEGQSRIVDVTFSEDVLLETKKVSPDKIISSEQGLNLLEKGSPEDKQYVVQENDVLGNIAEAHALTLEELLSLNPGLKEDSVIQSGDLLNVTVLKPYVTVNIKEESFIKENIAFETEISEDANLPKGEEEVSQKGQNGEKLVNYVTYKQNGTEVKRETVKEEVVKESVKEIIIKGTKVIPSRGSGDLAWPAVGGYISSGLGQRWGKLHKGIDIARPSDRTIKAADNGTVISAGSDGGYGNKVVIDHNNGITTLYAHLDSISVSVGQVVSQGQKIGVMGTTGNSTGVHLHFEVYENGNLKNPVDYLK
- the yycF gene encoding response regulator YycF, with product MEKKILVVDDEKPIADILQFNLKKEGYTVYCAYDGNQALEMVEEINPDLLLLDIMLPNKDGMEVCREVRKKYEMPIIMLTAKDSEIDKVLGLELGADDYVTKPFSTRELLARVKANLRRQQANDTAETKGSNNEISIGSLVIHPDAYVVSKRGETIELTHREFELLHYLAQHIGQVMTREHLLQTVWGYDYFGDVRTVDVTVRRLREKIEDNPSHPTWIVTRRGVGYYLKQAEQE